One window of the Candidatus Bathyarchaeia archaeon genome contains the following:
- a CDS encoding Clp1/GlmU family protein, with the protein MEQRVERGKTLLVDGPACITIRSGSMRSFGALLKASDHLVVRWGRRIPFEALEDSQVEISLGNAASFSIVDEDPIPNSWKEAASKTLSTSGRVEVAVLGGVDSGKTSFCTYLANMALNNGRKVALVDGDLGQSDIGPPGTLGLSLMRKSAVDLVNLPLADAIFIGSTSPYGVVGQVINGLLRLRDKAVEMGSDFIIVNTDGWVEGAEAVRYKCQLVDALKPTFTALVQSGESLNPLVDSLVNVKTHLLTVETPKNVKRRNRETRKIIRETLYRRYLRDAKIRTIPLSWIKLHGSLELSGKIDQSLKKRVEEIIGDRLVYCENLQSCIILVLKEGSVLSEDEKLKIASEFNKPVRIINEGDEKGLLISLEDNEGKFLGIGIINSIDYGRGVLKAYTNVNGTVSKVCVGQIKLSEKGSEIDFR; encoded by the coding sequence ATGGAGCAAAGAGTTGAACGCGGAAAAACGCTCCTAGTGGACGGACCAGCATGCATTACTATTCGGTCAGGATCCATGAGGTCCTTTGGAGCCCTACTGAAAGCAAGCGACCATCTAGTTGTTAGGTGGGGGAGAAGAATACCTTTCGAAGCTCTTGAAGATTCGCAGGTTGAGATATCTCTTGGAAACGCGGCATCCTTCAGCATTGTTGATGAGGATCCAATACCCAACTCATGGAAAGAGGCCGCAAGCAAGACGCTGTCAACTAGCGGGAGGGTGGAGGTCGCCGTACTGGGTGGGGTTGATTCTGGAAAAACAAGCTTTTGCACGTATCTAGCCAACATGGCTTTAAATAATGGGCGAAAAGTTGCTCTTGTGGATGGAGACCTAGGTCAATCTGATATAGGGCCTCCTGGAACGCTGGGTTTAAGCCTTATGAGGAAATCAGCTGTCGACCTAGTTAACCTGCCGCTGGCTGACGCGATTTTCATTGGCAGCACAAGCCCATACGGCGTAGTGGGACAGGTTATAAATGGTTTATTGAGGCTAAGGGATAAGGCCGTGGAAATGGGGTCGGATTTCATAATAGTTAACACTGATGGCTGGGTTGAGGGGGCTGAGGCTGTAAGATATAAGTGTCAGCTGGTTGATGCTCTTAAACCAACGTTTACTGCCCTAGTGCAGAGCGGCGAATCGTTAAATCCGCTAGTAGATTCTTTGGTTAATGTGAAGACTCATTTATTAACGGTTGAAACGCCGAAAAATGTGAAGAGAAGGAATCGGGAGACGAGGAAAATCATTAGAGAAACCCTGTATAGGAGGTATTTGAGGGACGCAAAGATACGTACCATACCATTAAGTTGGATAAAGTTGCATGGGAGCCTAGAACTTAGCGGCAAGATCGATCAATCCCTTAAAAAGAGGGTTGAGGAAATTATAGGTGATAGGCTCGTATACTGCGAGAACCTGCAAAGCTGCATAATCTTAGTATTAAAAGAAGGCTCTGTGTTAAGTGAAGATGAGAAACTTAAGATTGCCTCAGAATTCAATAAGCCGGTTAGAATCATAAATGAAGGCGATGAGAAAGGGCTGCTGATATCTCTGGAGGACAATGAGGGAAAATTTTTAGGCATTGGAATAATAAACTCTATAGATTACGGTCGAGGAGTATTAAAAGCGTACACTAACGTTAATGGAACGGTATCGAAAGTTTGCGTTGGACAAATAAAGTTAAGCGAGAAGGGAAGCGAGATTGATTTTCGCTAA
- a CDS encoding aldolase/citrate lyase family protein, giving the protein MRVNKLRELLRRGEPTIGTRIICPWPGIVEVIGYTGMYDYVEFLGEYGPYDLHDLDNLARAAELVGLSTMIKIDQQPRVYLAERALAAGIQNILFADIRSVEDAEEAVKAVRMEPEGINGFRLDRRVGYVGALASAADLVKSCRDSVVALMIEKREAVDNLEEILSVKGVDMVQFGPMDYSISIGLPGEVNHPKVREAEEKVIKTALKMGVAPRAEIGGPEDAKRYIELGVHNFNLNIDLRILFSWWKKNGEELKRILSKT; this is encoded by the coding sequence ATGAGGGTTAATAAGCTTAGGGAGCTTTTGAGAAGGGGCGAACCAACTATTGGAACGAGAATAATCTGTCCATGGCCTGGTATAGTTGAGGTGATTGGCTATACGGGGATGTACGATTATGTTGAGTTTCTAGGCGAGTACGGCCCATACGACTTACATGACCTAGATAATTTGGCTAGGGCTGCGGAGCTGGTTGGCCTCTCAACGATGATAAAGATTGATCAACAGCCAAGAGTCTATCTTGCCGAGAGGGCGTTAGCTGCCGGAATACAGAATATTTTGTTCGCGGACATTAGGTCTGTTGAGGATGCTGAGGAAGCCGTTAAAGCGGTTAGAATGGAGCCTGAAGGGATAAATGGATTTAGGTTAGATAGAAGAGTCGGTTATGTGGGAGCCTTAGCCTCGGCAGCGGACCTTGTGAAAAGCTGTAGGGATTCCGTGGTTGCATTAATGATTGAGAAGAGAGAAGCTGTAGATAACCTTGAGGAGATACTTTCCGTTAAAGGAGTAGATATGGTGCAGTTTGGCCCAATGGATTACTCGATAAGCATAGGTTTGCCGGGCGAAGTAAATCATCCGAAGGTTAGGGAAGCTGAGGAAAAAGTAATTAAGACTGCCTTAAAGATGGGTGTAGCTCCAAGAGCGGAAATAGGGGGTCCAGAGGATGCGAAGAGATATATTGAGCTTGGGGTTCACAACTTTAACTTAAATATCGATTTGAGGATACTCTTTAGCTGGTGGAAAAAGAACGGCGAGGAATTAAAGAGAATCCTTTCTAAGACTTAG
- a CDS encoding DUF126 domain-containing protein, whose translation MEIILRGRPIVSGNASGVALVSTKPLSFLGGIDPKTGVIIERNNDLFGKTIKDSILCFPHGHGSTVGSFVLYALAKNGLAPKAIVNTLADPVVVVGAVIANIPMIDRVDISQVKTGDLVEVNGCSGTIRVLRK comes from the coding sequence ATGGAGATCATATTAAGGGGTCGGCCCATAGTCTCCGGAAATGCTAGTGGAGTAGCTCTAGTCTCAACGAAACCTCTCAGCTTTTTAGGCGGCATAGACCCTAAGACCGGGGTTATTATTGAAAGAAACAATGATCTTTTCGGCAAAACCATTAAAGATTCTATCCTATGTTTCCCCCATGGGCATGGTTCAACAGTTGGCAGCTTTGTCCTATACGCTCTTGCTAAGAACGGCTTGGCACCTAAAGCTATAGTAAACACGCTGGCAGATCCAGTCGTAGTCGTTGGCGCAGTCATCGCCAACATACCCATGATCGACAGGGTGGATATAAGCCAAGTAAAAACAGGTGACCTAGTTGAGGTAAACGGTTGCTCAGGCACTATTAGGGTCTTAAGGAAGTGA
- the nth gene encoding endonuclease III, protein MGELQSFEEEDVEVQRERARKILEVLRGSFSIPDFSDIVKDPFKVLVRTIISQSTSERNTQRAFENLLAKMPVTPKSLAEADVKRIEEALKVAGLYRNKSVVLKEASKMIVEKFSGSLDFIYSLPLNEAREKLLSLPGVGPKTADIVLLFCAGKPILPVDTHVQRVSKRLGLVPRDERKYDSIRLRIERLYSPKEYFDVHMLLIALGRKFCKSLKPRCSQCVVNNLCPSANL, encoded by the coding sequence ATGGGAGAACTCCAATCTTTCGAGGAAGAAGACGTTGAAGTTCAAAGAGAAAGAGCTAGAAAAATACTCGAAGTCTTAAGAGGCAGTTTTTCGATCCCGGATTTTTCAGACATCGTGAAGGATCCGTTTAAGGTTCTGGTAAGAACAATTATAAGCCAATCAACATCCGAGAGAAACACTCAGAGAGCCTTTGAGAATCTACTGGCTAAAATGCCGGTGACCCCAAAAAGCTTAGCTGAAGCCGACGTCAAACGCATCGAGGAAGCCCTAAAGGTTGCAGGTTTATACAGGAATAAGTCGGTTGTTCTTAAAGAGGCGTCAAAGATGATAGTTGAGAAATTTAGCGGAAGCCTTGACTTCATATACTCGTTACCGCTGAACGAGGCTAGAGAAAAATTACTGAGTTTACCGGGAGTTGGACCTAAAACCGCGGACATAGTTTTGCTTTTCTGCGCTGGAAAACCGATTTTACCAGTAGATACGCATGTTCAAAGGGTTTCTAAGAGGCTTGGTTTAGTACCGAGAGATGAGAGAAAATACGATTCTATTAGGTTAAGAATCGAGAGGCTATACTCTCCCAAAGAATACTTTGATGTCCATATGCTCCTCATAGCTTTGGGAAGAAAATTCTGTAAATCTTTGAAACCCCGCTGCTCTCAATGCGTAGTTAACAATTTATGTCCTTCCGCGAACCTTTAG
- a CDS encoding HD domain-containing protein: MSKRKYWGEIKDPIYGYVYVTEAEKKIIDSFPFQRLRRIRQLAGAEYVYPGANHTRFEHSIGVMHLAGLIADNPQISQILTEDEAQMIRIAALLHDVGHGPFSHIFEHVLTKFLGRTHEDMTFWIITTSELRDIISELGYDPKVVGALSIGRLNKPKMAFMDQIIRSAVDADKLDFVVRDTYHTGAEYGFVDVIRLVRTLDVIDGNLSVDIGALSALESFILARIESFKSIYFHRVGRAVQIMLAIAMERAKDDLNLVDFKSPEEYLSLNDYTLWTKLKECEKSREIIERLERRRLIKCAYDPPPFYIRDKIVSTIFNVEGIRNRIRDQIAEEANVDPQSVIIDVPTLPSVPYHHAFPMEPMEIPVFQKIRDGRKISGRLSDVSEIFDLLKGFMNILRVYTEEEYLKKVQEVSEKLFGELPFSMRISY; this comes from the coding sequence ATGTCTAAACGTAAGTATTGGGGTGAAATTAAAGATCCCATATACGGATACGTCTATGTGACCGAGGCTGAGAAGAAAATAATCGATTCGTTCCCATTCCAGAGGCTACGCAGGATAAGGCAGCTAGCTGGCGCCGAATACGTTTATCCCGGAGCCAACCATACTAGATTTGAGCATTCGATTGGAGTTATGCATCTAGCCGGATTAATCGCCGATAACCCACAGATATCCCAAATTTTAACTGAAGATGAAGCCCAAATGATAAGGATAGCGGCTCTGCTTCATGACGTTGGACACGGCCCCTTCTCCCATATTTTCGAACATGTACTTACAAAGTTCTTGGGCAGGACGCATGAAGATATGACCTTTTGGATAATCACGACCTCCGAGCTTAGGGACATTATAAGCGAGCTAGGCTATGATCCAAAAGTTGTCGGGGCACTATCTATTGGGCGCTTAAATAAGCCTAAAATGGCTTTCATGGATCAAATAATTAGAAGCGCTGTCGATGCCGATAAACTGGACTTTGTTGTTAGAGACACGTATCACACTGGAGCAGAATATGGATTTGTGGATGTTATACGCTTAGTGCGTACATTAGACGTTATCGATGGAAACTTGTCAGTTGATATAGGCGCTCTATCAGCCCTAGAATCATTTATACTTGCACGCATAGAATCATTCAAGAGCATCTACTTTCACAGGGTTGGTAGAGCAGTACAAATAATGCTCGCCATCGCCATGGAGCGCGCTAAAGACGACTTAAACTTAGTGGATTTTAAGTCCCCCGAAGAGTACCTATCCTTAAACGATTACACTTTATGGACAAAACTGAAGGAGTGTGAAAAATCAAGAGAGATCATTGAAAGATTGGAGAGAAGAAGACTTATAAAATGTGCGTATGACCCTCCGCCATTCTACATTAGAGATAAAATTGTGTCAACAATATTTAATGTTGAAGGCATAAGAAACCGGATAAGAGACCAGATAGCTGAAGAAGCCAATGTTGACCCGCAGAGCGTAATAATCGATGTCCCAACGCTCCCCTCGGTTCCATACCACCATGCTTTCCCAATGGAGCCGATGGAAATACCCGTTTTTCAGAAGATTAGAGATGGTAGGAAAATTTCTGGTAGATTGAGTGATGTCTCCGAAATATTTGATTTGCTTAAAGGATTCATGAACATACTAAGGGTTTACACTGAGGAAGAATATTTAAAGAAGGTTCAAGAGGTTTCTGAAAAACTTTTCGGCGAGCTACCGTTCTCAATGAGGATATCCTATTAA
- a CDS encoding aconitase X catalytic domain-containing protein gives MYLSKEEERIYDGELGWAYEVSMKILVKLGDLYGARRLIPVESAHISGVSYKTIGDAPIEFLEALVESNGRARVKATTNPSGIDYEEPTFRLLPKHIIEKQKRIIEIYESLGIESSLTCTPYYIEPVQSGDHLSWAESSAVIYANSLLKAWTNREGGPSALASALIGKTPDYGLHQPENRRISAIVKVEADLLSETDYGLLGMHLGKVLGDKIPLIQGKIIGEELFLKQMGAAMATSGMVPMFYFGDLKDASQRADEAISVDNKDISRTYEELSSALEKPDLIFIGCPHCSLEEIKHISNLLYGKKIRSDVKLWVCTSRFIRSKAAEYVEIIKSSGGCVISDTCAVVTWLKNLGVENLITNSAKTAYYAPLMSNVKAMLLPMKKCIEIAIQK, from the coding sequence ATGTATTTAAGCAAAGAGGAGGAGCGGATCTATGATGGGGAGCTTGGCTGGGCATATGAGGTCTCGATGAAGATACTTGTTAAGTTGGGCGATCTTTATGGGGCTAGACGCCTTATACCTGTTGAGTCAGCGCATATATCGGGCGTCTCATATAAGACTATTGGCGATGCTCCAATAGAGTTCCTAGAGGCTTTGGTGGAATCTAATGGAAGAGCTAGAGTGAAAGCGACCACAAATCCGTCCGGCATAGATTACGAAGAGCCAACATTTAGGCTTCTTCCAAAACATATCATTGAAAAGCAGAAGAGGATAATAGAGATATATGAAAGCCTAGGGATCGAAAGCTCTTTAACATGTACACCATACTACATTGAGCCAGTTCAAAGCGGCGACCATTTATCCTGGGCTGAATCTTCAGCAGTCATTTACGCCAACTCACTGCTTAAAGCATGGACGAACCGCGAGGGTGGGCCCAGCGCACTCGCATCGGCGTTAATAGGTAAGACGCCTGACTACGGCCTTCATCAGCCGGAGAACCGCCGCATCTCAGCGATCGTTAAAGTTGAAGCGGATCTTTTAAGCGAAACCGATTACGGTTTGCTTGGGATGCATTTAGGTAAAGTTTTGGGCGACAAGATTCCATTAATTCAGGGCAAAATTATCGGGGAAGAATTATTCCTGAAGCAGATGGGCGCCGCGATGGCTACAAGCGGAATGGTTCCGATGTTCTATTTCGGTGATCTGAAGGATGCGTCCCAGAGAGCAGATGAAGCGATATCAGTAGATAATAAAGATATCAGTAGAACTTACGAGGAGCTTTCGTCGGCGCTTGAAAAACCAGATTTAATCTTCATCGGATGCCCCCACTGCTCCCTAGAGGAGATCAAACATATTTCAAACCTTTTATATGGGAAGAAGATTAGGAGCGACGTTAAACTGTGGGTTTGCACGTCAAGGTTTATCCGCAGTAAAGCAGCCGAATACGTGGAGATCATCAAGTCTTCTGGAGGATGCGTCATATCTGACACTTGCGCTGTTGTTACGTGGTTAAAAAATCTCGGCGTAGAAAACCTGATAACCAACTCGGCGAAAACAGCCTATTATGCGCCTTTAATGAGTAATGTTAAGGCCATGCTCTTGCCAATGAAAAAATGTATAGAGATAGCCATCCAAAAGTGA
- a CDS encoding UbiD family decarboxylase, whose protein sequence is MSLREFLKYMEDLNEAIHVEESVSPIFEISAIMRNFSPTNPPIIFFDNVEGYDGAKVVGNVCATRRRICASLGITEDRLHLEMIDAINRPEKPQIIDDSPVKEVIEEPRLSKIPVLKHYERDAGPYITSAVVSARSLDGSIENVSIHRLLVLDDRRLAIRLVPRHLFKLWSMAKDSGRDLDVAISIGVHPAILLAAAASPPFGVSEYWVANRLLKGKLKLIKCEKVDAYAPAESEIVLEGKISCREEALEGPFVDITGAYDIPRHQPVVKIVGVMRREKYIYQALLPGGPEHMLLMGLPREAMIYDAVSKVVPRVKAVNLSTGGCGWLHTIISIDKQTDGDAKNALLAAFAAHPSLKHAIVVDADIDVFSPEEVEWAIATRFQGDEDLLLIRNVRGSTLDPSADMETGLTTKVGVDATRPLKAEKERFERATTPLTERAAKVLSTLKFRKR, encoded by the coding sequence TTGAGTCTTAGAGAATTCCTTAAATACATGGAAGACCTCAATGAGGCGATTCATGTAGAGGAAAGCGTTTCACCCATATTTGAGATCTCAGCAATAATGAGGAATTTCTCTCCAACGAATCCTCCAATAATTTTCTTCGATAATGTTGAGGGATACGATGGTGCTAAGGTTGTTGGAAACGTCTGTGCAACCAGGAGAAGAATATGCGCTTCACTAGGAATCACGGAAGATAGGTTACATCTAGAGATGATCGACGCCATCAATAGACCTGAAAAACCCCAAATAATAGATGATTCCCCAGTAAAAGAGGTTATCGAGGAGCCTAGACTCTCAAAAATTCCAGTTCTGAAGCATTATGAACGTGATGCTGGACCATACATAACGTCGGCCGTGGTTTCAGCAAGGAGCCTGGATGGAAGCATCGAAAATGTTTCAATTCATAGACTATTGGTTTTAGACGATAGGCGGCTAGCTATAAGGCTTGTTCCGAGGCATCTGTTTAAGCTATGGAGTATGGCAAAGGACTCTGGGAGAGATCTTGATGTGGCTATATCCATTGGGGTTCACCCAGCCATACTTTTAGCAGCGGCAGCGTCGCCACCCTTTGGGGTCAGCGAGTACTGGGTGGCGAACCGGCTGCTTAAAGGTAAGCTCAAGCTAATAAAATGTGAGAAAGTTGACGCATACGCGCCGGCAGAGTCCGAGATAGTTCTTGAGGGTAAAATCTCATGTAGAGAGGAGGCTTTAGAAGGCCCCTTTGTAGATATAACTGGAGCCTACGATATCCCAAGGCATCAGCCAGTTGTGAAGATTGTCGGCGTCATGCGTAGAGAAAAATATATTTATCAAGCGCTTCTACCGGGCGGGCCTGAGCACATGTTACTTATGGGGCTGCCTAGGGAAGCAATGATATACGACGCTGTATCAAAGGTTGTGCCGAGAGTTAAGGCCGTTAATCTCTCCACTGGGGGATGCGGGTGGCTACACACCATAATTTCGATCGATAAGCAGACTGACGGCGACGCGAAGAACGCTTTACTGGCGGCCTTTGCAGCGCACCCAAGCCTAAAACATGCTATAGTTGTCGATGCTGACATAGATGTTTTTAGTCCAGAGGAGGTTGAATGGGCTATAGCAACGAGATTTCAGGGAGACGAAGACCTCCTGTTGATCAGAAACGTGAGGGGGTCAACCCTCGACCCCTCGGCGGATATGGAAACGGGGCTAACAACTAAAGTTGGCGTAGATGCAACGCGGCCGCTAAAGGCTGAGAAGGAGAGATTTGAGAGGGCAACGACGCCTCTAACGGAGAGAGCTGCCAAAGTATTAAGTACGCTTAAATTTAGGAAGAGATGA
- a CDS encoding AAA family ATPase, whose product MRRWIPTGCPPLDNVLEGGLKPGELTLIYGEAETGKTSLAIQCSVSSARMGYKTIFIDADGTFSLERFSQIAAQDFNETLQLLILFTPSTFEEQSNLVDNLEKFIGGDLGLIVFDTVTSLYRAEIGSKEDAFKVNRELNRQVAMLAQIARKFQIPILITSQVRSVLTDFDALIEPVASRVLRYWSTSIIGLFKTSKANVIRASIEKVYGVEKKITIYLLLDSSGIREYGRAMYIV is encoded by the coding sequence TTGAGGCGCTGGATACCTACGGGCTGCCCTCCACTTGACAATGTGCTAGAAGGCGGCCTTAAACCAGGCGAATTAACGCTCATATATGGTGAGGCTGAAACTGGGAAGACTAGCTTAGCAATTCAATGTTCTGTAAGCTCGGCGAGAATGGGCTATAAGACGATATTTATTGATGCTGATGGAACATTCTCATTGGAAAGGTTTTCTCAGATAGCCGCTCAAGACTTTAATGAAACACTACAGCTTTTAATTCTTTTTACACCTTCAACGTTTGAAGAACAATCTAATCTGGTGGACAACTTAGAGAAGTTCATCGGCGGGGATCTAGGCTTAATAGTTTTCGATACAGTAACCTCATTATATCGTGCGGAGATTGGAAGTAAGGAAGATGCTTTCAAAGTGAATAGAGAACTTAATCGTCAGGTCGCCATGCTAGCTCAGATAGCCAGAAAATTTCAGATACCAATTTTAATCACAAGTCAGGTGAGAAGTGTTTTAACAGATTTTGATGCGCTTATAGAGCCGGTTGCCTCTAGAGTCCTAAGATACTGGTCAACTTCAATTATCGGCTTATTCAAAACAAGTAAAGCAAACGTGATTAGGGCAAGCATTGAAAAAGTTTATGGGGTTGAAAAGAAAATAACGATTTATCTGCTCTTGGATAGTTCAGGTATACGGGAATATGGGAGAGCAATGTATATAGTTTAG
- a CDS encoding AAA family ATPase, translating into MYYDEDKEEEFTNQWWYNRPILRKIFSPLLYLTSWQYRLWRFLQKPPEKRKAEVEKKAKVIRKRMDFPKVTRNDVVGRDEEFERILLSAYYHIFRDPEVRKNSPVPPPKIFILKGSSGSGKTFFAEACQREIFEAGLKYGLIVYYASLKPEEVYTMWYGRSAQQLSAFFEGAFQRPSIILIDEFHAFGSRFTSSTEVGMEEKRVQTVFLEKIDDLQKKNYRCVLLISTNEYETITETLRRRGIVGTIDLDAGVNRAMLIEIARRKCEKYGIQISPGEIVDALEDSLRSVGGVRLTPADVCNAFDMVMNEKTKPIQSSIISRILLGLGPKNDQQNKNTVEVSLNDFRDAARKLKSYTTTEKTEAAKRAMLRIAPRERYSDVGGLHGIKEEIIKEISLALDVNLAVKAGYKPPKGFIFYGPPGTGKTLLAKAIAGENNVWFYNINGPSILQGHYGDPEKTIRDIFEDARKNAPAIIFFDEIDAIAPRRGTHDPVIDRVVAQLLTEMDGFTPLTNVVVIGATNRVDVLDPALLERFTRHFEFTYPKNREEKLEIIEIHLRRYKHHLEKGLTSSDILRIFEKKILSPRKIADTIDDTNRLRTKELEACYRLLEAMKHRPEKVDEIKNLYENDLERLFSVLNVRPDDPGLLAKLENVSPENYPLKLYHFEKALERTYDEAVEEAKRMILETVRMPKPEIGKSYGLIALGERGEVGGLVGVVEVVANPKGSGKVHVIGSETGESILASAYDAFIYINSISNWSFKDYDVYVEIVTPAKGMEKQPYGLGATRAPVSGPSAGLAIAIAMLSAFTGVEVDPTVIMTGAITALGEVWPVGGLDYRGMGKIEAALSDQYARILVIPKYNYDRLKSFGVEKLLFERGIKIVPVQTFLEAASIALIGFEKIKEKVLNSQG; encoded by the coding sequence ATGTATTATGATGAGGATAAGGAGGAAGAATTTACAAATCAATGGTGGTATAATAGACCTATATTAAGGAAAATTTTCTCACCATTACTCTACTTAACTTCATGGCAGTATAGGTTATGGAGGTTTCTACAAAAACCGCCTGAGAAAAGAAAGGCTGAGGTTGAGAAGAAAGCTAAGGTAATAAGGAAAAGGATGGATTTTCCAAAGGTTACGAGAAACGACGTTGTGGGAAGAGATGAGGAGTTTGAAAGAATTCTCTTGAGCGCCTACTATCACATATTTAGAGATCCAGAAGTTCGAAAGAACAGCCCGGTTCCACCACCAAAAATCTTCATATTAAAGGGGAGCTCTGGCAGCGGTAAAACTTTTTTCGCTGAAGCTTGTCAGCGGGAGATTTTTGAAGCCGGTTTAAAGTATGGGCTGATAGTTTACTACGCTTCTCTGAAACCAGAAGAAGTCTACACTATGTGGTATGGTAGAAGCGCTCAGCAGCTCAGCGCCTTTTTTGAGGGAGCTTTCCAGAGACCAAGCATCATATTGATTGACGAGTTCCATGCTTTCGGAAGCCGCTTCACATCGTCAACGGAGGTTGGCATGGAAGAGAAGAGGGTTCAGACAGTTTTCCTAGAGAAGATTGATGATCTCCAGAAGAAAAATTACAGGTGTGTTTTGCTGATATCCACAAATGAGTATGAAACAATCACTGAGACCCTTAGGCGCAGAGGGATCGTGGGAACAATAGACCTTGACGCCGGAGTTAATAGGGCCATGCTCATTGAAATCGCAAGAAGAAAATGTGAGAAATATGGAATACAAATCAGCCCCGGCGAGATAGTAGATGCTCTTGAGGATTCATTGAGAAGCGTCGGTGGAGTAAGATTAACCCCTGCAGACGTATGTAATGCATTTGACATGGTCATGAATGAAAAAACCAAGCCCATCCAAAGCAGCATTATAAGTAGAATTTTACTGGGACTGGGACCTAAAAATGATCAGCAAAATAAAAACACTGTAGAAGTAAGCCTAAATGATTTCAGGGATGCTGCACGGAAGCTAAAGAGCTACACCACTACAGAGAAGACTGAAGCGGCGAAAAGGGCGATGCTCAGAATAGCTCCAAGAGAAAGATACAGCGATGTTGGCGGGCTTCACGGAATAAAGGAGGAGATAATTAAAGAGATCTCCTTGGCATTAGACGTCAACCTAGCTGTCAAAGCAGGCTATAAGCCGCCGAAAGGCTTCATATTTTATGGTCCGCCCGGAACTGGCAAAACCCTACTGGCTAAGGCGATAGCTGGAGAGAATAATGTCTGGTTCTACAATATTAATGGCCCGTCAATTCTCCAAGGACATTATGGTGATCCTGAGAAAACCATACGTGACATTTTTGAGGATGCGCGTAAAAATGCGCCCGCAATAATATTTTTTGATGAGATTGATGCCATTGCGCCTAGAAGAGGGACGCATGACCCAGTTATCGATAGGGTCGTTGCTCAGTTGCTCACGGAGATGGATGGTTTTACGCCGCTTACAAACGTGGTTGTTATTGGAGCAACAAATCGCGTTGATGTTCTTGACCCAGCTTTACTTGAGCGCTTCACAAGGCATTTCGAGTTTACTTACCCAAAGAATAGGGAAGAGAAGCTTGAGATAATAGAGATTCATCTTAGGCGATATAAGCATCACTTAGAGAAGGGCTTAACATCCAGCGACATATTAAGGATATTTGAGAAAAAGATATTGAGCCCAAGGAAGATCGCGGACACGATTGACGATACTAACCGTCTTAGAACAAAGGAGCTTGAGGCCTGCTATAGGCTTCTAGAGGCGATGAAACATAGGCCTGAAAAAGTTGATGAAATAAAGAATCTCTATGAAAATGATTTAGAGCGCCTATTCTCGGTGCTTAACGTTAGGCCTGACGATCCGGGTCTCTTAGCGAAACTTGAGAATGTTAGTCCTGAAAACTATCCGCTGAAACTATATCATTTTGAAAAGGCTCTAGAGAGAACTTACGATGAGGCCGTTGAGGAGGCCAAGAGGATGATTTTAGAAACCGTGAGAATGCCGAAACCTGAAATAGGGAAAAGCTATGGGCTTATAGCTTTAGGGGAACGTGGTGAGGTCGGAGGACTTGTTGGGGTAGTGGAGGTTGTCGCTAATCCAAAGGGTTCGGGGAAAGTGCATGTCATTGGGAGCGAGACCGGTGAAAGCATACTTGCAAGCGCATATGATGCCTTCATATATATAAACTCGATTTCAAACTGGAGCTTCAAAGACTATGACGTTTACGTTGAGATAGTAACCCCCGCAAAAGGAATGGAGAAGCAGCCATATGGGCTGGGGGCGACGAGAGCGCCCGTTTCAGGCCCCTCAGCTGGCCTCGCAATAGCTATAGCGATGCTTTCAGCTTTCACCGGTGTTGAGGTGGATCCAACAGTTATTATGACTGGGGCTATAACCGCGCTGGGTGAGGTTTGGCCTGTTG
- a CDS encoding proteasome assembly chaperone 4 family protein, whose protein sequence is MSRTRVFHEETVEEGRKFSATVIELGNSYIVLLSEGDEENLGTLAVSVPYRPEMSRLPLSSVLLGERSTITARLIAERLAALTNKIVLVSTFLKTADEVKAGQIFLRLLEKIVKEKRD, encoded by the coding sequence TTGAGCCGGACGAGAGTTTTTCATGAGGAAACCGTTGAAGAAGGGAGAAAATTCTCGGCCACGGTGATAGAGCTAGGGAACTCTTACATAGTGTTGTTAAGTGAGGGCGATGAGGAAAACTTAGGAACGCTTGCTGTCTCAGTACCATATAGACCTGAAATGTCTAGGTTGCCCCTATCCTCAGTGCTCTTAGGTGAACGGAGCACCATTACCGCTAGGCTGATAGCTGAGCGGCTTGCCGCCCTCACGAATAAGATAGTTTTAGTCTCAACATTTCTGAAAACAGCTGATGAAGTGAAGGCTGGACAGATATTCCTGAGACTTCTGGAAAAAATTGTGAAGGAGAAGAGAGATTGA